TGACGAAGAAACTGCGAAAACGCTCATCATGAAAGCGCGCGAACATTGGTTTACTTCATGAGAGGAAGTAGTGCATGGCAACAATAGTAAAAGTACTCGCTAAAGAATTAAAACGTACCGCGCCAGACCTCTTGGAGCAGTTGAAGGCGGCCGGTATCGAAAAAGGTTCTGAGGACGATAGCATTACCGAAAAAGATAAAACAATCCTACTCGAGCATTTGCAGAAAGCGCATGGTAGTGCTGATACTGGCGCTCGCAAGAAGATCACTTTGATCAAGCGAGAGAGTTCAGAAATTCGTCAAGCAGATTCTGCTGGTCGCATGCGCACTGTGCAAGTTGAGGTTCGGAAAAAGCGTGTGCTCGTTAAGGCAGGCGATAAGGCTTCTGAGGAAACTCCAGTTGCGCCAGTTAAAGAAGTAGCTCCGGCTGCACCTGCCAAGCCAATTATTTCTGAACAAGAGCTGGAAAAGCGCGCAGCTGAAGCTACTCGTCAAGCTGAATTGTTAGCTCGCCAAGAGGCTGAAATGAAGGCGGCTGAAGAGGCGCGTCAAAAGGAGGTTGCTGCTCCTGTAGTTGCTAAAGAAGAGGCTCCAGTAGATGAGGCTCCTGCCGCCGCAGCGGCTGCCGCAGATAAAAAAGCAGTGGCTGATAAGACAGCTAAAGAGTTGGCTGCAAGCAAAGAAAAAGAGTTAGCAGATATTCGTGTGCGTCGTGCAGCTGCCGAAGCAGAAGCTTTAGCCATTCGCGACATGATGAGCGCTCCCGCTCGCGTTCTAAAAGCGCCGAGTAAGATTGCAGCTGAAGAAGCGAAAAAAGGCACCTTGCATAAACCTGCAAAAGTTGAGGGCGCCGATGACAAGAAGAAAGCAGTTGTTAAAGTTGGTGGCAAAACCATTAAGTCTTCTGAAACATCATCTACATGGCAAGAAGAAGGCGCTAAGAAACCTGGCGGATTAAAGACTCGTGGCGATTCATCAGGCGGTGTTGGTGGTTGGCGTTCAGGTGGCGGTCGCAAGAAGCAACGCCAAATTGCTGAAGTGAACGTGGATACGAACTTCCAAGTACCTATTGAGCCTGTAGTGCGTGATGTTCATGTGCCAGAAACAATTACTGTTGCTGAGTTAGCTCATGCAATGGCAGTCAAGAGTGCAGAAGTGATCAAGTTGTTGATGGGTATGGGCCAAATGGTTACCATTAATCAAGTGCTTGATCAAGATACTGCGATGATCATCGTGGAAGAAATGGGCCATAAGGCGCATGCCGCGAAATTGGATGATCCAGATTTAGATTTGGGTACCGATGGACATGATGCGGAGTTGTTGCCACGTCCTCCAGTTGTTACTGTTATGGGACACGTTGATCACGGTAAAACTTCTTTGCTCGATAAGATTCGTGCTGCAAAGGTGGCGACTGGTGAAGCTGGTGGCATTACTCAGCATATTGGCGCATACCACGTAGAAACTCCACGCGGCATGATTACTTTCTTAGATACCCCAGGTCACGAAGCCTTTACGGCAATGCGTGCTCGTGGTGCTAAGGCAACTGATATTGTTATTTTGGTTGTAGCTGCCGATGACGGTGTGATGCCGCAAACTAAAGAAGCGATTCACCATGCAGTAGCAGGCGGAGTGCCTTTGGTGGTTGCTATTAACAAGATTGATAAACTAGAAGCCAATTCTGAGCGCGTTAAAACCGAGTTGGTTGCAGAGCAAGTAGTTCCAGAAGAGTACGGTGGCGATGTTCCATTTATTCCTGTATCAGCCAAAACTGGCGAAGGCATCGATGCTTTGCTAGAGAACGTTCTCTTGCAAGCTGAAATCTTGGAATTGAAAGCACCGAAAGATGCTCCTGCTCAAGGTTTAGTGATTGAAGCCCGTTTGGATAAAGGTAAGGGACCAGTTGCCACTGTATTGGTTCAGTCTGGCACGCTTAAGCGTGGTGATATGTTGTTGGCTGGCTCTACATTTGGACGCGTGCGCGCCATGATGGACGAGAACGGTAAGCCTTGTAATGAAGCTGGCCCATCTATACCTGTAGAGATTCAAGGTTTATCAGAAGTACCTGCAGCTGGTGAGGCAGTACAAGTTGTTCCTGATGAGCGTAAAGCACGTGAAATCGCTTTGTTCCGCCAACGCAAGTTCCGCGATGTGAAGCTTGCTAAACGGCAAGCAGTCAAGCTTGAAACCATGATGGAAAACATGGGTGAGGGAGCAATTGAAGCTAAATTGTTGCCACTGATTATCAAGGCAGACGTACAAGGCTCTCAAGAGGCATTATCTCAGTCGCTCATGAAACTCTCTACACCAGAAGTGAAGGTTCAGATCGTTCATGCTGCTGTAGGTGGCATTACTGAAACTGATGTGAACTTAGCGGTTGCATCTAAAGCAGTCGTGATTGGCTTTAACTCTCGTGCTGCTGCAGCAGCACGAGAGTTGGCCGAGAAAAATGGTGTTGATATCCGATATCACAACATTATTTATAACGCGGTTGATGAAGTGAAATTAGCTCTGAGCGGTATGTTGACTCCAGATAAGAAAGAGGAGATCACTGGCCTTGTAGAGATTCGTCAAGTCTTCTTGGTGTCTAAAGTTGGCGCCATTGCAGGTTGCTTGGTAGTGGACGGTATCGTTAAGCGCACATCTAGTGTTCGCCTCTTGCGTGACAACGTCGTTATTTGGACTGGTGAGTTGGATTCCCTTAAGCGCTTTAAAGATGACGCTAAAGAAGTTCGTGCCGGTGTTGAGTGTGGTTTGTCATTAAAAGGTTATAACGACATCAAAGAAGGCGATCAGCTTGAAGTGTTCGAAGTCACTGAAGTTGCTCGTTCACTCTAATCGATATGCACAAGACTAGTCCGCATCGTAACCAGAGGCTTGCCGATCAAATTCAGCGAGACCTAGCCGAGCTTATCCCTCGTGAATTACGTAGTCCGAGTTTGGGCTTGATTACTTTGCAAAGTATCGAGCTCACTCCCGATTTAGCTCATGCTAAGGTGTTCTTTACTGTTTTGGGTGCAGAACCTGAACATGCTTTAAAGGCGCTTCAGGAAAAAGCAGGTTATTTACATTCACTATTGTTTAAGCGTTTGCATATTCACACTGTTCCTACTTTGCATTTTCACTATGACAGCTCAGTTGAGCACGGCATAGAAATGTTTCGATTGATCGACCAGGCTGTAGAGAGCGATCACAAAGACGAGACTAAGTAATTCTCATGTCTATACGAATTGACGGCGTAGTGCTTCTTGATAAACCTGCTGGGATGAGCTCGCAGGGTGCAGTAACTGCTGTTAAACGTGCTTTCAACGCAGATAAGGCTGGTCATACCGGAACTCTAGATCCTATGGCCACTGGATTATTGCCAATCTGCTTAGGTGAGGCAACCAAGTATTCGCAAGACTTGCTTGAGGCTAACAAAACTTATATTGCGCGCGTGAGATTTGGATCGCGTACTGATACTGGTGATGCAGAAGGTGTCACCATTGAAGAATTACCTCTACCAGCATTTACATCCGATGCTGAAATTCAACTTGCATTAGAGGCCTTGCTTCCAAAATTTACTGGTGCAATTTCACAAGTACCTCCAATGTATTCTGCGCTTAAGCGCGACGGTAAGCCATTGTATGAGTATGCTCGTGCTGGTGTTGAATTAGAACGTGCTCCACGTGATATCACGATTCATTCTATTTGCTGGACTGATGTTACTTGGCCAGAAGCTTCTTTAGAAGTTAGCTGTAGCAAGGGAACTTATATTCGTGTTTTGGCAGAAGATTTAGGCAATGCTCTTGGATGCGGCGCTCACCTCGTGGGGCTGCGACGTACTGAAGTGGGGCACCTCAATCTAGAGCAGTCCTTTACGATTGAATCCATTCAAAGTGGTTTGCAAAATAGCGCTAACTATATTTTGCCGGTTGACGCGCTCTTACAAACGTTACCTCACCTCACGGTTGATGAGCAGCAAGCAAAGCGTTTGGAGATGGGGCAACGAGTTCCACTCAACTTACCATCCGTTGAAGCTTTAGTGCGTATTTATCGTGCTACAGCTGCTCCTCACAACTTTATAGGCACTGCCGATTGGCGTTCTGGGGTTTTACATCCTAAGCGCGTGATTTCGCAGGCTCATTAATTAACCCTTTACTTACCTTTAACTTTAGAAGCTTCACATGACTAAACGCGCACTTCGTAACATTGCCATCATCGCCCACGTTGACCACGGTAAAACCACTTTGGTTGACCAACTCTTACGCCAATCTGGCACATTCCGCTCCAATGAAAAAATAACCGAACGCGTCATGGATTCAAATGACTTGGAAAAAGAGCGCGGCATTACTATTTTGTCCAAAAACTGTGCGGTGGAGTATGACGGCACTCATATCAATATTGTCGACACCCCAGGACATGCTGACTTCGGCGGTGAAGTAGAGCGTGTG
The nucleotide sequence above comes from Polynucleobacter necessarius. Encoded proteins:
- the truB gene encoding tRNA pseudouridine(55) synthase TruB, with protein sequence MSIRIDGVVLLDKPAGMSSQGAVTAVKRAFNADKAGHTGTLDPMATGLLPICLGEATKYSQDLLEANKTYIARVRFGSRTDTGDAEGVTIEELPLPAFTSDAEIQLALEALLPKFTGAISQVPPMYSALKRDGKPLYEYARAGVELERAPRDITIHSICWTDVTWPEASLEVSCSKGTYIRVLAEDLGNALGCGAHLVGLRRTEVGHLNLEQSFTIESIQSGLQNSANYILPVDALLQTLPHLTVDEQQAKRLEMGQRVPLNLPSVEALVRIYRATAAPHNFIGTADWRSGVLHPKRVISQAH
- the infB gene encoding translation initiation factor IF-2; protein product: MATIVKVLAKELKRTAPDLLEQLKAAGIEKGSEDDSITEKDKTILLEHLQKAHGSADTGARKKITLIKRESSEIRQADSAGRMRTVQVEVRKKRVLVKAGDKASEETPVAPVKEVAPAAPAKPIISEQELEKRAAEATRQAELLARQEAEMKAAEEARQKEVAAPVVAKEEAPVDEAPAAAAAAADKKAVADKTAKELAASKEKELADIRVRRAAAEAEALAIRDMMSAPARVLKAPSKIAAEEAKKGTLHKPAKVEGADDKKKAVVKVGGKTIKSSETSSTWQEEGAKKPGGLKTRGDSSGGVGGWRSGGGRKKQRQIAEVNVDTNFQVPIEPVVRDVHVPETITVAELAHAMAVKSAEVIKLLMGMGQMVTINQVLDQDTAMIIVEEMGHKAHAAKLDDPDLDLGTDGHDAELLPRPPVVTVMGHVDHGKTSLLDKIRAAKVATGEAGGITQHIGAYHVETPRGMITFLDTPGHEAFTAMRARGAKATDIVILVVAADDGVMPQTKEAIHHAVAGGVPLVVAINKIDKLEANSERVKTELVAEQVVPEEYGGDVPFIPVSAKTGEGIDALLENVLLQAEILELKAPKDAPAQGLVIEARLDKGKGPVATVLVQSGTLKRGDMLLAGSTFGRVRAMMDENGKPCNEAGPSIPVEIQGLSEVPAAGEAVQVVPDERKAREIALFRQRKFRDVKLAKRQAVKLETMMENMGEGAIEAKLLPLIIKADVQGSQEALSQSLMKLSTPEVKVQIVHAAVGGITETDVNLAVASKAVVIGFNSRAAAAARELAEKNGVDIRYHNIIYNAVDEVKLALSGMLTPDKKEEITGLVEIRQVFLVSKVGAIAGCLVVDGIVKRTSSVRLLRDNVVIWTGELDSLKRFKDDAKEVRAGVECGLSLKGYNDIKEGDQLEVFEVTEVARSL
- the rbfA gene encoding 30S ribosome-binding factor RbfA, whose translation is MHKTSPHRNQRLADQIQRDLAELIPRELRSPSLGLITLQSIELTPDLAHAKVFFTVLGAEPEHALKALQEKAGYLHSLLFKRLHIHTVPTLHFHYDSSVEHGIEMFRLIDQAVESDHKDETK